The Mesorhizobium sp. M1D.F.Ca.ET.043.01.1.1 genome contains a region encoding:
- the trbB gene encoding P-type conjugative transfer ATPase TrbB, which produces MSSHPEADHRRRVMLRTAMGPAITEALADPSVIEVMVNPDGALRLDRLGEGRVDTDVHMHPSEAERIIRLVASHVRAEAHADNPIVSAELPSGERFEGLLPPVVLAPCFAIRKPAAKVYTLADYVAERIMLPLQADALKKAVRERRNMLIAGGTSSGKTTLANALLAEVAECDDRVILIEDTRELQCAARDCVALRTRRGSVTLADLVRSTLRLRPDRIIVGEVRGAEALDMLKAWNTGHPGGIATVHANSARSALYRIEQLAQEAVVTVPRRLIAEAIDLIVFIAGRGSSRHIDAIAEVTGLDGSGDYAVAPLTLSQLQQL; this is translated from the coding sequence ATGAGCTCTCATCCCGAGGCCGACCACCGGCGGCGTGTCATGCTGCGCACCGCCATGGGTCCGGCAATCACCGAAGCCCTGGCCGATCCGTCCGTCATCGAGGTGATGGTCAATCCCGACGGCGCGCTGCGACTCGACCGGTTAGGCGAAGGTCGGGTCGATACCGACGTTCACATGCACCCGTCCGAGGCAGAACGTATCATCCGCCTGGTTGCTTCGCACGTGCGCGCCGAGGCGCACGCCGACAACCCGATCGTCAGTGCCGAATTGCCGTCTGGCGAACGCTTCGAAGGCCTGCTGCCACCTGTGGTGTTGGCGCCATGTTTTGCCATCCGCAAGCCCGCCGCGAAAGTCTACACCCTGGCCGACTATGTTGCCGAACGCATCATGCTGCCGCTGCAGGCCGATGCGCTGAAAAAGGCCGTCCGCGAGCGGCGCAACATGCTGATCGCCGGCGGCACTTCCTCGGGGAAGACAACACTCGCCAACGCTCTGCTGGCTGAAGTCGCCGAATGCGACGATCGGGTGATCCTGATCGAGGACACACGCGAACTGCAGTGCGCGGCCAGGGACTGCGTTGCCCTGAGAACAAGGCGGGGCTCGGTCACCCTTGCCGATCTCGTGCGCTCGACGCTGAGGCTCAGGCCGGACCGCATCATCGTGGGCGAGGTGAGGGGCGCGGAAGCGCTCGACATGCTGAAGGCATGGAACACCGGGCACCCAGGCGGCATCGCTACCGTACACGCCAATTCCGCGCGCTCGGCTCTCTATCGCATTGAGCAACTCGCCCAGGAAGCGGTGGTCACCGTTCCCCGCCGGCTCATCGCTGAGGCGATAGATCTGATCGTCTTCATAGCGGGACGCGGCTCGTCGCGCCACATCGACGCAATCGCCGAGGTCACCGGTCTCGACGGCAGCGGCGATTACGCCGTTGCCCCGCTCACGCTTTCGCAACTCCAGCAGCTTTGA
- a CDS encoding VirB3 family type IV secretion system protein, with product MAAGEQHIEGFAVPVHRALTEPILLGGAPRAVAILNGTVAAAIGFGLQQWIAGLVLWIAGHSLAVFAARRDPDFASVLVRHLRLKGWLAC from the coding sequence ATGGCCGCCGGGGAGCAGCATATCGAGGGCTTCGCAGTACCGGTCCACCGGGCGCTGACCGAGCCGATCCTGCTCGGCGGGGCTCCGCGCGCGGTGGCGATCCTCAACGGTACAGTGGCCGCGGCCATTGGCTTCGGCTTGCAGCAATGGATTGCTGGTCTGGTGCTTTGGATCGCAGGCCACTCGTTAGCGGTGTTTGCCGCAAGACGCGATCCGGACTTCGCCAGCGTGCTTGTGCGCCACCTACGTCTGAAGGGGTGGCTTGCATGCTGA
- a CDS encoding conjugal transfer protein TraG → MTPTKLLIGQIAVVCAIVIIGVWTATQWCAQMLTYQTPLGAPWFLFAGWPIYKPWKLFEWWFHFDAYAPEVFDKAGTLAGASGFLGCAAAIAGSLLRARQRGSVTTYGSSRWATTHEVETAGLLRPAGVFLGRLNDRYLRHDGPEHVMAFAPTRSGKGVGLVVPTLLSWTGSAIIHDIKGENWQLTSGWRSKFSYCLLFNPTDPRSARYNPLLEVRKGPDEIRDVQNIADILVDPEGALERRNHWEKTSHSLLVGAILHVLYAEEDKTLARVATFLSDPQRSFAATLRRMMTTNHLGTGHNPQVHPVVASAARELLNKSENERSGVLSTAMSFLGLYRDPTVAAATSSCDWRIADLVDGERPLSLYLVVPPSDISRTKPLVRLILNQIGRRLTERLEGDPKKSRKHQLLMMLDEFPALGRLDFFETALAFMAGYGIRSYLIAQSLNQVSKAYGENNAILDNCHVRIAFSSNDERTAKRISDALGTATELRSMRNYAGHRLAPWLSHVMVSRQETARPLLTPGEVMQLPPSDELVLVSGLPPIRAKKLRYYQDQNFTDRVLPAPVLHDGPYADCPASRPDGWTGQVCSVDSRLAADEESADAPVEDEGGVQQQRHPSLPEEDVVVSQEPDQADLYKPADDDSEALADKRVMDRISTAARAYGINEGRGDDVIPGF, encoded by the coding sequence ATGACACCTACGAAGCTACTGATCGGGCAGATCGCCGTTGTGTGCGCAATTGTCATTATCGGCGTATGGACGGCAACCCAATGGTGCGCTCAAATGCTGACCTACCAGACGCCTCTCGGCGCACCATGGTTTCTCTTCGCCGGCTGGCCAATCTACAAGCCGTGGAAGCTGTTTGAATGGTGGTTCCACTTCGATGCTTATGCGCCGGAGGTCTTCGACAAAGCCGGTACGCTTGCAGGCGCCAGCGGATTCCTGGGCTGTGCCGCCGCAATCGCAGGCTCGCTTTTGCGCGCGCGACAGCGCGGGTCGGTTACGACCTATGGGTCTTCACGGTGGGCCACGACTCATGAGGTCGAGACGGCAGGGTTGTTACGGCCGGCGGGCGTTTTCCTCGGTAGGCTGAACGATCGCTATCTGCGCCATGACGGCCCGGAGCACGTCATGGCATTTGCGCCGACGCGTTCGGGCAAGGGCGTGGGGCTGGTTGTTCCAACGCTACTTTCCTGGACCGGGTCTGCCATCATTCATGATATAAAAGGCGAAAATTGGCAGTTGACCTCCGGCTGGCGGTCGAAATTCTCGTACTGCCTTCTGTTCAATCCGACCGACCCGAGATCGGCACGCTACAACCCGCTGCTGGAGGTGCGCAAAGGCCCAGATGAGATCCGGGACGTTCAAAACATCGCCGACATCCTCGTCGATCCCGAGGGCGCGCTGGAGCGACGGAATCACTGGGAGAAGACCAGCCATTCACTCCTAGTTGGCGCCATTTTGCACGTGCTCTACGCTGAAGAGGACAAGACGCTAGCCCGCGTCGCCACCTTCCTGTCGGACCCGCAACGCTCGTTTGCCGCAACGCTACGGCGGATGATGACGACAAACCATCTCGGGACGGGGCATAACCCTCAGGTCCATCCCGTAGTGGCCTCGGCGGCTCGCGAACTCCTGAACAAGTCGGAAAACGAGCGCTCAGGCGTCCTCTCGACCGCCATGTCCTTTCTTGGGCTTTATCGTGATCCAACGGTCGCGGCGGCCACTTCGTCCTGCGACTGGCGCATCGCTGACCTAGTGGATGGAGAGCGACCGCTGTCGCTCTATCTGGTCGTGCCGCCTTCGGATATCTCGCGCACCAAGCCTTTGGTGCGACTGATCTTGAACCAGATCGGCAGGCGGTTGACGGAGCGTCTGGAGGGGGACCCGAAGAAGAGCCGTAAGCATCAGCTGCTCATGATGCTGGACGAGTTTCCGGCGCTCGGTCGCCTCGACTTCTTCGAAACGGCGCTCGCCTTCATGGCAGGTTATGGCATTCGCTCCTATCTGATCGCACAATCTTTGAACCAGGTTTCAAAGGCCTATGGCGAGAACAATGCTATTCTCGACAATTGCCACGTGCGAATTGCCTTTTCCTCCAATGACGAACGCACGGCCAAGCGCATCTCGGATGCCCTCGGCACCGCAACCGAACTTAGGTCGATGCGCAACTATGCGGGCCATCGGCTTGCGCCCTGGCTTTCACATGTCATGGTGAGCCGCCAGGAAACCGCGCGCCCGCTCCTGACGCCAGGCGAGGTGATGCAATTGCCGCCGTCAGACGAATTGGTCCTGGTTTCTGGGTTGCCGCCGATCCGCGCCAAGAAGCTGCGCTATTATCAGGATCAGAATTTCACAGATCGGGTGCTGCCTGCGCCGGTGCTGCACGACGGACCCTATGCGGACTGCCCTGCATCACGCCCGGACGGCTGGACTGGACAAGTGTGCAGCGTCGATAGCCGACTTGCTGCGGACGAGGAAAGCGCCGACGCGCCAGTTGAAGACGAGGGAGGCGTTCAGCAGCAACGCCATCCAAGCCTGCCCGAAGAAGACGTTGTTGTCTCTCAAGAGCCCGATCAGGCCGATCTGTACAAGCCCGCAGACGATGACAGCGAAGCGCTCGCGGACAAGCGTGTCATGGATCGGATTTCCACTGCGGCCCGCGCCTACGGTATCAACGAGGGCAGGGGCGACGATGTCATTCCCGGCTTCTGA
- a CDS encoding DUF2604 domain-containing protein: MSKDSGKGDNHGGGPGKIEITMVVNGQPTQVEANPNQPLHVIRTKALENTQNVAQPAENWELKDEAGNLLDVDKKLGDFGFPNTVTLFLSLKAGVAGA, translated from the coding sequence ATGTCGAAGGATTCGGGTAAGGGCGATAATCACGGCGGCGGGCCGGGCAAGATCGAGATCACGATGGTGGTGAACGGCCAGCCCACGCAGGTCGAAGCCAATCCCAACCAGCCGCTTCACGTCATTCGTACCAAAGCCCTTGAGAACACGCAGAATGTCGCCCAACCAGCCGAGAATTGGGAATTGAAGGATGAGGCCGGCAACTTGCTCGACGTCGACAAGAAGCTTGGCGATTTCGGTTTCCCGAATACTGTGACCCTGTTCCTCAGCCTGAAGGCGGGCGTCGCAGGTGCCTAA
- a CDS encoding Ulp1 family isopeptidase: MGELQAADELMSAPGEDVLVNGSHGKGELRPTKRQRIQSNLQHAVTERQPGQVGDSGARAMMQLPAHQVGTSEREAQLAMQGDEHEYTPAPHLDGSMPSTVQPDRPIVAPDGADKRPVYSNDATAIEGLKSALLAGKARPDTVTRSANSLFGFSRWLFQNKKPGFAARLYHPSLSQDLEEYESRGGSSTVAGALRQLMKPIGGAAPIVGRAVLNPHPDDAALTRHFRSASGYATALNHFSHYLRQNDKLGIAGRIYDESLDKDVESYKAASSTRGAPIESALVYIRKHPPRVILGSHLENAVSMEARPRGDAAQHTAPQQGFDWPEELLPVGYKEGTDLPLSLAPTAHQHQAPDFGEAVPHLNWRHGDQGAPEGLVAARDRSSPLPSEAVPHKSGRGLATQPRLWAEKSASPELFRRRAEQALPASARGVETSSAVDEAAARQALAWLQQEMEGIEPMQDPHKVATPESEAQLVRQRDEHESTPAPHPGGGGSMSSTVQPDRPIVVPNGSDKRPVYSNDATAIEGLRAAFHAGKASANTVTFNVNSLFGFSRWLLQNNKPGFAARLYHSSLDQDLKEYESTGGSSTVAGALRYLKKSTSGAPIMGRPLVIPYPDDAELIRDYRAASTKEYLAAPATGRNPDTVGGYTNFLRHFSQYLRQNNKPGIAARIHDKSLDKDVESFKAVSYGNRLSIGSALAHLRDILPRIVLGRETVLAAHPADAVTRRVGAAAEAGPAAPARAPQPASPATAKLPGTYRGLPLVDVTTLTTSSSGAQIGALDPTAPSNVATGRVLGAAEWLSDAHVQRDYNLLERQLQGINPALAARTRLVDPSVSHLLRHTSPQDARGILQSIYNQNNATADFLFLPVNNGTATSPGTHWSLLLVDRRDPERRFAYHYDSLQREGYNDVPAKQLAGLLNATLAPAPMARQTNHYDCGVFVLEGTWALVERLVKGQRPDHEPLPLDNLVADRQALQDRLRRRLPHEEEPRQLLEDEPASPPMMAFEPGELRQLLEDEPDSPPMMAFESGELRQLLEDEPASPPMMAFESGELRQLLEDEPASPPMMAFEPGELRQLLEDEPASPPMMAFEPGELRQLLEDEPASPPMMAFEPGELRQLLEDEPASPPMMAFEPGELRQLLNDEPASTWAQINSTPHARADGVHQPAQAPWLPERRR, encoded by the coding sequence TTGGGCGAATTGCAGGCGGCGGATGAGTTGATGAGTGCACCAGGCGAGGATGTCCTCGTCAATGGCTCGCATGGCAAAGGTGAGTTGAGACCAACGAAGAGGCAGAGGATCCAAAGCAATCTGCAGCATGCTGTCACTGAGCGGCAACCAGGTCAGGTTGGTGACTCAGGCGCTCGCGCGATGATGCAACTCCCTGCCCATCAGGTGGGTACATCGGAACGGGAGGCGCAGCTCGCGATGCAGGGGGATGAGCACGAATACACCCCAGCGCCGCATCTCGATGGGTCGATGCCCTCGACAGTGCAGCCGGATCGTCCAATTGTGGCCCCCGACGGTGCCGACAAGCGTCCTGTTTATTCCAACGATGCCACCGCCATCGAAGGGCTGAAGTCTGCACTCCTTGCGGGTAAAGCCAGGCCGGACACGGTCACTCGCAGCGCAAATTCTCTTTTCGGCTTTAGTCGTTGGCTCTTTCAAAACAAAAAGCCAGGGTTTGCTGCTCGGCTTTACCATCCGTCGCTGAGCCAGGATCTCGAGGAGTACGAGAGTAGGGGTGGTTCCTCCACAGTGGCTGGCGCACTGCGTCAACTGATGAAGCCGATAGGCGGAGCCGCCCCGATTGTGGGTCGCGCTGTCCTGAACCCCCATCCTGACGACGCCGCGCTCACTAGACATTTCAGATCCGCGAGCGGCTACGCAACTGCTCTTAACCATTTCAGTCATTACCTACGTCAAAATGACAAGCTCGGGATTGCGGGCCGGATTTACGATGAATCGCTGGATAAAGATGTTGAGAGCTACAAGGCCGCCTCCTCTACTCGTGGAGCTCCGATCGAATCTGCACTGGTTTATATCCGCAAGCACCCGCCGCGCGTTATACTCGGGAGTCATCTGGAAAACGCGGTCAGCATGGAGGCTCGTCCCCGTGGCGACGCTGCTCAGCATACCGCACCACAGCAGGGATTCGATTGGCCAGAGGAGCTCCTGCCGGTAGGTTATAAGGAGGGCACCGATCTACCATTGTCTCTCGCCCCAACCGCGCACCAACACCAAGCACCCGACTTTGGAGAGGCCGTCCCTCACTTGAACTGGCGCCACGGCGACCAGGGCGCCCCGGAGGGGCTGGTAGCTGCACGGGACAGGAGCAGCCCGCTGCCAAGCGAGGCGGTGCCACATAAATCTGGACGGGGACTCGCTACGCAGCCCAGATTGTGGGCGGAGAAATCCGCCTCGCCAGAGCTCTTTCGACGGCGGGCGGAGCAGGCTCTGCCGGCGTCCGCCAGAGGTGTGGAGACATCCTCCGCGGTTGATGAAGCCGCCGCTCGCCAAGCTTTGGCTTGGTTGCAGCAGGAGATGGAGGGGATCGAACCGATGCAGGATCCTCATAAGGTGGCTACACCGGAATCTGAGGCGCAGCTCGTCAGGCAGAGGGATGAACACGAATCCACCCCAGCACCGCATCCCGGAGGTGGTGGTTCGATGTCCTCGACAGTGCAGCCGGATCGTCCAATTGTAGTCCCCAACGGTTCCGACAAGCGTCCTGTCTATTCCAACGATGCGACCGCTATCGAAGGGCTGAGGGCAGCATTCCACGCGGGTAAGGCCAGCGCGAACACGGTCACTTTCAATGTAAATTCTCTTTTCGGCTTTAGTCGGTGGCTCCTTCAAAACAACAAGCCAGGGTTTGCTGCTCGGCTTTACCATTCGTCGCTGGATCAGGATCTCAAGGAGTACGAGAGTACGGGTGGTTCCTCCACCGTGGCTGGCGCACTGCGTTACCTCAAGAAGTCGACAAGCGGAGCCCCGATTATGGGTCGCCCTCTCGTGATCCCCTATCCTGACGATGCCGAGCTCATTAGAGATTACAGAGCCGCTTCGACCAAGGAGTACCTGGCAGCGCCTGCGACCGGACGGAATCCAGATACCGTGGGCGGCTATACAAATTTTCTTAGACATTTTAGCCAGTATCTGCGTCAAAATAACAAGCCTGGGATTGCCGCTCGGATTCACGACAAATCGCTGGATAAAGATGTTGAGAGCTTCAAGGCTGTCTCCTATGGTAATAGACTAAGTATCGGTTCTGCATTGGCTCACCTCCGGGATATCCTGCCGCGCATTGTGCTCGGGCGCGAAACTGTCCTTGCTGCTCATCCGGCAGACGCAGTCACCAGGCGCGTTGGGGCCGCTGCTGAAGCTGGGCCAGCGGCACCGGCAAGAGCTCCCCAACCCGCCTCGCCAGCAACCGCTAAGCTGCCAGGCACCTACCGCGGCCTTCCACTGGTTGATGTGACCACACTGACGACCAGTTCCTCTGGGGCTCAGATCGGGGCGCTCGATCCGACAGCCCCGTCCAACGTTGCAACGGGGCGGGTGCTCGGCGCCGCCGAATGGCTGAGCGACGCCCATGTCCAGAGAGATTACAATTTGCTGGAGCGGCAACTGCAGGGGATCAATCCGGCGCTCGCTGCCCGGACTCGGCTGGTGGATCCTTCCGTATCCCATCTACTGCGACACACGTCGCCGCAAGACGCTCGAGGCATATTGCAGTCCATCTATAATCAAAACAACGCCACAGCCGACTTCCTGTTCTTGCCAGTGAATAATGGCACGGCTACTAGCCCCGGCACCCATTGGTCGCTGCTGCTCGTTGATCGCCGCGACCCCGAAAGGCGGTTCGCCTATCACTACGACTCCCTCCAGCGAGAGGGATATAACGACGTGCCTGCAAAACAGCTCGCAGGACTGCTGAATGCTACCTTGGCGCCAGCCCCCATGGCCAGACAGACGAACCATTATGATTGCGGCGTATTTGTCCTGGAGGGCACGTGGGCGCTGGTTGAACGATTGGTGAAAGGGCAGCGGCCAGACCACGAGCCGCTGCCCCTCGACAACCTCGTTGCCGATCGGCAGGCGCTGCAAGACCGGCTAAGGAGGCGCTTGCCGCACGAGGAAGAGCCGCGGCAGCTGCTGGAGGATGAACCCGCCTCCCCACCGATGATGGCATTCGAGCCAGGGGAACTGCGGCAACTGTTGGAAGACGAGCCTGACTCCCCACCAATGATGGCGTTCGAGTCAGGGGAACTGCGGCAACTGTTGGAAGACGAGCCTGCCTCCCCACCAATGATGGCGTTCGAGTCAGGGGAACTGCGGCAACTGTTGGAGGACGAGCCTGCCTCCCCACCAATGATGGCGTTCGAGCCAGGGGAACTGCGGCAGCTGTTGGAGGATGAACCCGCTTCCCCACCGATGATGGCGTTCGAGCCAGGGGAACTGCGGCAGCTGTTGGAGGATGAACCCGCTTCCCCACCGATGATGGCGTTCGAGCCAGGGGAACTGCGGCAACTGTTGGAAGACGAGCCTGCCTCCCCACCAATGATGGCGTTCGAGCCAGGGGAACTGCGGCAACTGTTGAATGATGAGCCTGCCTCCACTTGGGCACAAATCAATTCGACCCCACATGCGCGAGCGGACGGTGTTCATCAGCCAGCCCAGGCGCCCTGGCTCCCTGAACGCAGAAGATAA
- a CDS encoding TrbC/VirB2 family protein: MRKKLRFLSSTALAFLNTAPVYAAGSGMPWEQPLQQILESVQGPVAKIVAVIIIITTGLTLAFGDTAGGFRRLIQIVFGLSIAFAASSFFLSFFSFGGGALV, encoded by the coding sequence ATGCGCAAGAAGCTTCGCTTTCTTTCGTCCACAGCGCTCGCGTTTCTTAACACGGCCCCGGTTTATGCCGCCGGCTCCGGCATGCCGTGGGAGCAGCCGCTGCAGCAGATCCTGGAGTCCGTGCAGGGACCGGTCGCCAAGATCGTTGCGGTGATCATCATTATCACCACCGGCCTGACGCTTGCCTTCGGCGACACCGCCGGTGGTTTTCGGCGCCTGATTCAGATCGTCTTCGGTCTGTCAATCGCCTTCGCGGCATCGAGCTTCTTCCTCTCCTTCTTCTCCTTCGGTGGTGGGGCGCTCGTCTGA
- a CDS encoding CopG family transcriptional regulator, whose translation MKPHRIRHQFLLEPELSEKLDNLSRDPSTTKSAIVAKAIEAFIERRGESEFDRRYGVRLDRLSRDLAHVRRDSEVILESLALFIRFSITLHAHTPVPDRATQAIAQERFEKFVEKVGRQIASGKKSLSKDNGGGGEG comes from the coding sequence ATGAAGCCGCACCGCATTCGCCATCAGTTTCTGCTTGAGCCGGAGCTCAGCGAGAAACTGGACAACCTCAGTCGCGATCCGTCAACGACCAAATCAGCGATCGTGGCGAAGGCGATCGAGGCGTTCATCGAGCGGCGTGGCGAGAGCGAGTTCGATCGGCGCTACGGCGTAAGGCTTGACCGGCTCTCCCGCGATCTTGCCCACGTCAGGCGCGATTCCGAGGTGATCCTGGAGAGCCTGGCGCTCTTCATCCGCTTTTCGATCACCCTTCACGCCCACACGCCGGTCCCGGATCGGGCAACGCAGGCTATTGCCCAAGAGCGTTTCGAGAAATTCGTTGAGAAGGTCGGCCGCCAGATCGCTTCCGGCAAAAAGTCGCTTAGCAAAGACAATGGTGGGGGAGGGGAAGGATGA
- a CDS encoding S9 family peptidase codes for MSRIGALTRAAWRSATQTLAKGSKSLHPTLAPADFKRALTINDRYGGLTVNVPKMPFWLTGGEAFVYRRTSHGEQQFMQVDAATGFKRPAFDQARLAAALNKVSHESYQAGNLPFDRFELSEDGRRLDFQIEDTRWSCDLASYDCTSTTFDARKGDRRELSHRYTPPAENNPDKSNASPDGKWIAYIKNCNVFLRSEDGLQDVPLSRDGAEGNCYVFSTLSWSPDSRHLAAYLVRPGYRREVRYLNSSTDQLEREYSTIFYPRPGDVLPLPQPVLFDIAGRRQIVIDGALFSNVFELSPLRWWADSRGFTFEYNQRGHQLYRLVEVDAASGRGRSLIDETSETFVDYLPLGHGQEDAGKIFRYDVDDGKEIIWASERDGYEHLYLFNGRTGALENQITRGEWVVRRVNHVDPVKRQIWFEASGMNSQEDPYWVHAYRIGFDGKGLTALTPEPANHHIEFSPDRRYYVDLWSRIDLPPRMALYRASDNAKLQQIETADISELVAAGWQPPLSFHSKGRDGKTDIWGVLHLPANFDPTKKYPVVENIYAGPHGSFVPKSFSRWTEPLTQLGFVVAQIDGMGTNNRSRAFHDVAWKNLKDAGFPDRILWHKAAAAQYPWYDISNVGIFGASAGGQSAVSALLFHPDFYKVAVAKNGCFDNRIDKTWWNELWMGWPVGIEYSQSSAVDNAHRLQGKLMIAVGEMDDNVDPFCSFQLADRLIKAGKDFDIVYVPGANHHTLGTYTERKLLDFFVRNILGQTPPDWNSKPIELE; via the coding sequence ATGTCCAGGATCGGCGCTTTGACGCGCGCGGCATGGCGATCGGCAACTCAGACGCTGGCCAAGGGTTCGAAAAGTTTACACCCGACGCTAGCGCCGGCCGATTTCAAGCGCGCACTTACGATCAACGATCGATATGGCGGGCTCACTGTCAATGTCCCCAAAATGCCTTTCTGGCTGACCGGGGGTGAAGCCTTCGTCTACCGCCGGACTAGCCACGGCGAGCAGCAGTTCATGCAGGTCGATGCTGCCACGGGTTTCAAGCGGCCCGCTTTCGATCAGGCGCGTCTGGCGGCAGCGCTAAACAAGGTGAGCCATGAGAGCTATCAAGCCGGCAATCTTCCGTTCGACCGTTTCGAACTGAGTGAGGATGGTCGCAGGCTCGACTTCCAGATTGAAGACACCCGGTGGAGCTGCGACCTTGCAAGCTATGACTGTACCAGCACCACATTCGATGCAAGGAAAGGGGACCGTAGGGAGCTCAGCCACCGCTACACGCCGCCAGCGGAGAACAACCCCGACAAGAGCAACGCGTCGCCCGACGGCAAATGGATCGCCTATATCAAGAACTGCAACGTTTTCCTGCGCAGCGAGGACGGATTGCAGGATGTTCCTCTGAGCCGGGACGGAGCCGAAGGCAATTGCTACGTCTTTTCGACGCTGAGCTGGTCGCCGGACTCGCGCCACCTCGCCGCTTACCTTGTTCGCCCCGGCTATAGGCGAGAGGTCCGCTACCTCAATTCATCGACGGACCAGTTGGAGCGGGAATATTCAACAATATTCTATCCCAGGCCGGGCGATGTCCTTCCGCTGCCCCAACCAGTCCTGTTCGACATTGCCGGCCGGCGCCAGATCGTGATTGACGGTGCCCTCTTCTCGAACGTCTTCGAACTTTCCCCTCTCCGGTGGTGGGCGGACAGCCGCGGCTTCACTTTCGAATATAACCAGCGCGGGCATCAGCTCTATCGCTTGGTCGAGGTAGACGCCGCCTCGGGCCGCGGGCGCTCCCTGATCGATGAGACCAGCGAGACATTCGTGGATTATTTGCCGCTGGGGCATGGCCAGGAGGATGCCGGAAAAATCTTCCGTTACGATGTCGATGACGGGAAGGAGATCATCTGGGCATCAGAGCGCGACGGGTATGAGCATTTGTATCTTTTCAACGGCCGGACAGGCGCGCTCGAAAACCAGATCACCCGAGGTGAGTGGGTCGTCCGGAGGGTCAACCATGTCGATCCGGTGAAGCGTCAGATCTGGTTCGAGGCGAGCGGGATGAACTCGCAGGAGGACCCCTATTGGGTCCATGCTTACCGCATCGGCTTTGACGGCAAGGGACTGACTGCACTGACGCCCGAACCGGCCAACCACCATATCGAGTTCTCGCCTGACAGGCGCTATTATGTCGATCTCTGGTCACGCATCGATCTGCCCCCGCGCATGGCACTCTACCGCGCCAGCGACAATGCCAAGCTCCAGCAGATCGAGACGGCCGACATTTCCGAGCTCGTCGCCGCAGGCTGGCAGCCGCCGCTCAGTTTCCATTCCAAGGGGCGCGACGGCAAAACTGACATCTGGGGTGTGCTCCACCTGCCAGCCAACTTCGACCCGACGAAGAAATACCCGGTTGTGGAGAATATCTATGCTGGACCCCACGGCTCCTTCGTCCCAAAATCCTTCTCGCGGTGGACAGAGCCGCTCACGCAGCTGGGCTTCGTCGTTGCTCAGATCGACGGCATGGGCACCAACAACCGCTCCCGCGCCTTCCATGATGTTGCTTGGAAGAATCTGAAGGACGCAGGATTTCCCGATCGCATTCTGTGGCACAAGGCGGCGGCCGCGCAATATCCATGGTACGACATATCCAACGTCGGCATTTTTGGCGCATCCGCCGGCGGCCAGAGTGCAGTCAGCGCGCTGCTCTTTCACCCCGATTTCTACAAGGTCGCCGTCGCCAAAAACGGCTGCTTCGACAACAGGATAGACAAGACCTGGTGGAATGAACTGTGGATGGGGTGGCCGGTCGGCATTGAATATTCGCAATCCTCCGCCGTTGACAATGCTCACAGGCTGCAGGGCAAGCTGATGATCGCGGTCGGCGAAATGGATGATAATGTCGATCCGTTTTGCTCGTTCCAGCTTGCCGATCGACTCATCAAGGCAGGAAAAGATTTTGACATTGTCTACGTTCCTGGTGCCAATCACCATACTCTAGGCACCTACACCGAGCGCAAACTCCTAGACTTCTTCGTTCGCAACATTCTCGGTCAGACCCCGCCCGACTGGAACAGCAAACCGATCGAGCTGGAGTAG